The Candidatus Bathyarchaeota archaeon genomic interval CTATGACGTTGCCCGTCACGAAGTTGTCGGCTATGGTGTTGTTTTGGGTCCACATGTAAACGCCGATGCTAAAGTTCTTGACATTGAGGTTCGAAACGGCTATCCCTTCAACGTGAAGTCCTAAATCTACGCCTATCGTGTAGGTTTGAGTGCTGTTGTATGGCTCGCCGTCTGAGCCTATAAACAAAAGGTCTGTTTCCTCGCCAGTGTACTGTCCCCATAGGGTATGGCCGGCACCGTTTAGGGCTATGTTGCTTTTGAAGATTTTTATGGTTGCGTAGATGTCGCCGGTGAAGGTGTAGGTGTCGCCGTTTCGTTGGATGGGTACCGTGGAGGGCGAAACGGTGCCGTCTTCTTTTATGAGTATGGTTGGAGGCATTCCCTGCGCTTTTGACGGTTGAACACAGATGGGTGCTAACACAGCTAAAACCACCAGAATCATCGCGACAACCAGTTTTCTTTTCAAGTTAACCCCTCCCTTATTCTCCTTTTATTGTGTCTGTTTTATTTAACCAGTTCCGCGATTTACAAACCGTCTTGCCCGCGAACTTGAACTCTAAGCAGCCTTCATGGGGACACATCTCCACACAACGCAGACAATAGATGCATTGAGAGGTTGCGACATCGCCGCTTTTGCCTTCATAGACTTCTTTGACTTGCGTGGGGCAGACGCGTTTGCATATTCCGCATTTGGTGCATTTGGTTTCAGTTTTGTTTAAGCGGACGCCGCTTATCCATTTGAAGGGTGGAAAACGGTTAAATAACGCGATTATGGCGCCCAGTGGACAGATTTGGCACCATGAACGCTTGAAAAAGAATGCTGCAGCAGTGACTATGCCTAAGATCACGAGGTTTATGGAGGTTAAAAAGAAGCCTAACTGCCAGAATTGTCCCGTAGTGCCCTGTGTAACCCATTCAGGTTTCATTAAACCTACTGCGGTCTCGGCTAAAAGGCACAGTGGCTTCATGGGGCACACGGCACAGAACGGCGCGGAATAGAACGTGTAAACTTCCCCGCCTTTCTGCGTACCCTCAATGAGTGGTGAAGTGAGGAAGGCTTGAGAAGCAAAAATCACGCTCAAGATTATTAGAAGTGCCAAGGTAAGGTAGCCTAACTGGTGGAAGCGCTCGTTAAATTTGTCGGAGAACAAGCGGCGTTTGATTCTTAGGGCTTTTCTCAGTCGCGCAACTAAATCAACGTATAAGCCAAAGGGGCAAACCCAACCGCAGAAAACTCTGCCTAAAACCACCCCCGACAGTATAAGTACGCCTAAAACTATGGCTAAACGCTCCAAA includes:
- a CDS encoding 4Fe-4S binding protein, with the translated sequence MLSITIAVFIAATILCTQCIQPANPCFGPCITADIDRTQVYINENVTIYGSICPPEENKTVRVAFTRPDYTYIDRVVLTDPVTGNYSVTQTLDQVGYWNIFPIDGHIANRLYAQVTDPADPDSPEPTPSIASVYKPNYKAFTTFIAFMAFGGIVIFLGRRNYTRKISAIRLMVQIGFLFLVFFGIFVDHYGYLSPTTELQPHEINLSTNILGVDMPDGVPAPVFGCYYPCGRTVTCALWQLQTYIYPFAGTGVGWGVEYFSTGLERLAIVLGVLILSGVVLGRVFCGWVCPFGLYVDLVARLRKALRIKRRLFSDKFNERFHQLGYLTLALLIILSVIFASQAFLTSPLIEGTQKGGEVYTFYSAPFCAVCPMKPLCLLAETAVGLMKPEWVTQGTTGQFWQLGFFLTSINLVILGIVTAAAFFFKRSWCQICPLGAIIALFNRFPPFKWISGVRLNKTETKCTKCGICKRVCPTQVKEVYEGKSGDVATSQCIYCLRCVEMCPHEGCLEFKFAGKTVCKSRNWLNKTDTIKGE